A region of Mugil cephalus isolate CIBA_MC_2020 chromosome 3, CIBA_Mcephalus_1.1, whole genome shotgun sequence DNA encodes the following proteins:
- the LOC125005384 gene encoding adhesion G-protein coupled receptor G2 has translation MGTTQVKAGSPTIYDLKYLSLLVVNISDSNLSSVESNLSIQMEAPKLLPPQNRSFVPTVQLPVDALRTIPEEKRIIGLVSYMHHSQFKCLACPSLYNSQYSFGQLNQEEISSMVIRIELLGERHLYNLNTPIKMNFPTQTTGTNTSKLLCHYLDEHDWDWRTDGCETDNSTHNDQNDIICSCNHTTPFAVLLIREPIGKIHWEILSYISYIGCGLSAFFTALSMVIYVFHRNCTKDYSTSIHISLSGALLLLNTTFLLTEWGTQVKPGWICIFVAALMHYSLLCCFTWMAIEALHLYLLFLKVFNTLYRHYLLKLSLAGWGIPGLIVSVFLGVNDYKQFYGVTSMTMADTNQTTSICWITDNAFFYSLNLVYFTIIFIFNSAIFVAVASSICKMRRALETNSNLGVKTGEKSWKDPERCSSFCKSGLTVLGLTCLMGTTWGLAFLGSGYVNYPILYLFCILNSLQGLQST, from the exons ATGGGAACAACTCAAGTTAAGGCTGGAAGCCCCACGATCTACGACCTGAAATACTTGTCTCTACTTGTGGTAAACATCAGTGATTCTAACCTCTCCTCTGTAGAATCCAACTTAAGTATCCAGATGGAAGCTCCAAAG CTGCTGCCGCCTCAGAACAGGTCGTTTGTACCTACGGTTCAGCTGCCTGTGGATGCCCTGCGCACCATcccagaggagaagaggatCATTGGCTTGGTCAGCTACATGCACCACAGTCAGTTCAAA TGTCTTGCGTGTCCATCACTGTACAACTCACAGTATTCCTTTGGTCAGCTTAACCAGGAGGAGATTTCATCAATGGTTATCAGAATAGAGCTACTAGGGGAAAGGCATCTCTATAATCTGAATACGCCAATCAAGATGAATTTCCCTACGCAAACAACTGGGACC aacaCTTCGAAGTTACTGTGCCACTATTTGGATGAGCATG ATTGGGACTGGAGAACAGATGGATGTGAGACTGACAACAGTACCCATAACGACCAAAATGACATTATTTGCAGCTGCAACCATACAACACCTTTTGCCGTCTTACTG ATTAGGGAACCAATTGGAAAAATCCACTGGGAAATACTGTCATACATCAGTTACATTGGCTGCGGCCTGTCAGCTTTCTTCACTGCTTTGTCCATGGTCATCTACGTATTCCACAG AAACTGCACAAAAGACTACTCCACATCTATCCATATATCTCTGAGTGGGGCCTTGCTTTTGCTCAATACAACCTTTCTTCTGACTGAGTGGGGGACCCAAGTGAAGCCAGGCTGGATTTGCATCTTTGTTGCAGCGCTCATGCATTACTCCTTGCTCTGCTGTTTCACCTGGATGGCCATAGAAGCACTTCACCTCTATCTACTGTTCCTCAAGGTGTTTAACACCCTCTACAGACACTACCTGCTCAAACTGTCTCTTGCTGGATGGG GGATTCCTGGCTTAATCGTGTCAGTCTTTTTGGGAGTTAACGACTACAAACAGTTTTATGGAGTTACAAGTATGACCATGGCTGATACTAACCAAACTACCTCTAT CTGCTGGATCACAGACAACGCCTTCTTCTACTCGTTGAACCTGGTATATTTCACCATTATATTTATCTTCAACTCTGCCATATTTGTGGCAGTGGCCTCTAGTATCTGTAAGATGAGACGAGCATTAGAGACTAACTCAAACCTTGGCGTAAAGACTGGGGAGAAGTCTTGGAAAGACCCAGAAAGGTGCAGTTCATTCTGCAAGAGTGGCCTCACTGTGTTGGGTCTTACCTGTCTGATGGGGACCACCTGGGGCCTGGCCTTCCTGGGCTCTGGATATGTCAACTACCCCATCCTCTACCTTTTCTGCATCCTTAACTCACTGCAAGGTCTGCAATCAACTTAG